One window of the Camarhynchus parvulus chromosome 2, STF_HiC, whole genome shotgun sequence genome contains the following:
- the LOC115900977 gene encoding solute carrier family 22 member 13-like, whose protein sequence is MSGVGEILKAVGDFGRFQKCLVLLSVIPCLSVAFHQFCQLFMVVEVPHHCDTSWIRAVGPNLTQEEQLNLTLPRGPDGHFEQCSMFSPVDWDLDSILAYGLNHTEKCSSGWVYPSEQPPSLLTEFDLVCDRKDLNDIAQAIYMAGLLLGSMIFGPLSDRFGRRPVILISVFLQGLIGLGIAFVPHFYVYMAFRCVLGASVSGITMTFLALATEWIGVSSRPNAVLTSHCCFAIGQMILAGLSYGIRNWRLLEIAGSAPLFAFFFCMGVLPESARWLVTKGRIEEAKKLLQKAAAANKRSLPPELLEQLKPEKQVKSGSFLDLFRKKHLLKVTLIMSCAWFVNSIVYYGLSLNVTNFGLDIYLTQLAFGAVEIPARFACIFTLQWFGRRKTQAVLLVLSGLVCLIITAIPEDQPVATTVLATIGKFAASASFSTSYVYAAELFPTVVRQTGVGLCSMSARVAGILAPLIRLLGQHHRAIPMAIFGSAPVLGGLLCILLPETRGTDLADDTGDGHPSAQVCENATSSSQNGQVKGKGAGQDNESTKTTYF, encoded by the exons ATGTCAGGTGTCGGGGAAATTTTGAAAGCAGTTGGTGATTTTGGGCGATTTCAGAAatgcctggtgctgctctccGTGATCCCCTGCCTCAGTGTGGCTTTCCACCAGTTTTGCCAGCTTTTCATGGTGGTGGAAGTGCCTCACCACTGTGACACCAGCTGGATCCGCGCCGTCGGCCCCAACCTGACgcaggaagagcagctgaaCCTCACCCTGCCCCGGGGCCCCGACGGGCACTTTGAGCAGTGCTCCATGTTCTCCCCGGTGGACTGGGACCTGGATTCCATCCTGGCCTATGGACTCAACCACACTGAGAAGTGCAGCAGTGGCTGGGTGTacccctcagagcagccacCGTCCCTGCTGACCGAG tTTGACCTGGTGTGTGACAGGAAGGACCTGAATGACATTGCCCAGGCCATCTAcatggcagggctgctcctgggatcCATGATCTTTGGGCCTCTGAGTGACAG GTTTGGCCGCCGCCCGGTCATTCTGATCTCCGTCTTCCTCCAGGGCTTGATTGGCCTGGGAATTGCCTTTGTGCCCCATTTCTATGTGTACATGGCCTTCAGGTGTGTGCTGGGGGCCTCCGTGTCAGGGATCACCATGACATTCCTGGCCTTAG cTACAGAATGGATTGGTGTCTCCTCCCGGCCAAATGCAGTGCTCACTTCTCACTGCTGCTTTGCCATCGGCCAGATGATTTTGGCTGGTTTGAGTTACGGGATTCGCAactggaggctgctggagattgcaggatctgctcctctatttgcctttttcttctgcatggg GGTGCTCCCAGAGTCAGCTCGCTGGCTGGTGACCAAGGGCAGAATCGAGGAAGCcaagaagctgctgcagaaggcGGCAGCCGCCAACAAGCGCAGCCTcccaccagagctcctggagcag tTGAAGCCTGAGAAACAGGTCAAGTCTGGAAGTTTCCTGGATCTCTTTCGGAAGAAGCACCTGCTGAAGGTGACTTTAATCATGTCATGTGCCTG GTTTGTGAACAGCATTGTCTACTATGGGCTGAGTCTGAACGTGACAAATTTTGGCCTGGATATCTACCTGACTCAGCTGGCCTTTGGAGCAGTGGAAATCCCAGCCCGTTTTGCTTGTATCTTCACCCTGCAGTGGTTCgggaggaggaaaacacaggCTGTTCTCCTGGTGCTGAGTGGCCTGGTGTGTCTGATCATCACTGCCATCCCTGAAG aCCAGCCCGTGGCAACCACCGTCCTGGCCACCATTGGCAAGTTTGCTGCCTCAGCCTCCTTCTCCACCTCCTACGTCTATGCGGCCGAGCTCTTCCCCACGGTTGTCAG gcagACGGGCGTGGGGCTGTGCTCCATGTCGGCGCGCGTGGCCGGGATCCTGGCCCCGCTGATCCGGCTGCTGGGCCAGCACCACCGGGCCATCCCCATGGCCATCTTTGGGAGTGCCCCCGTGCTGGgggggctgctctgcatcctGCTGCCCGAGACCCGCGGCACCGACCTGGCAGATGACACAGGGGATGGCCATCCCTCAGCTCAG GTCTGCGAAaatgccaccagcagctctcagaaTGGGCAGGTGAAAGGAAAAGGTGCTGGCCAAGACAATGAGAGCACGAAGACCACGTACTTCTAG